The genomic window GCCGGCATGTTGCTGGCAGGAGCAGGTGCGGCCTCCGCGACGACAGTGGTGAAATGGCTGCATCTCGAACTCGACCCGAAAAACGTCGCCGTCTGGGAGGACATCGCCAAGAAATACGAAGCCCAGCATCCCGACGTCGACATCCAGATGCAGTTTCTCGAAAACGAGGCCTTCAAGGCCAAGCTTCCGACCTTGCTGCAGTCCGACGACGTGCCGGATTTCTTTTTCAGCTGGGGCGGCGGCGTGTTGAAGCAGCAATCCGAGACCGGCGCGCTCCAGGATGTGACGGCGGCGCTTGATGCCGATGGCGGCAAATTGCGCAAGGCTTACACACCCGCATCCGTCGATGGCCTGACCTTCGAGGGTAAGACCTGGGCCATTCCCTACAAGGTCGGTCTGGTCAGCTTTTTCTACAACAAGGCGCTGTTTGCCAAGGCTGGCGTCAAGGCCGAAGACATCAAGAGCTGGGCCGATTTCCTTGCTGCGGTGACGAAGATCAAGGCGGCCGGCATCGTGCCGATTGCCGGTGGCGGCGGCGAGAAGTGGCCGATCCACTTCTACTGGAGCTATCTCGTTATGCGCGAGGGCGGGCAGAAGGTCTTCGAAGCAGCAAAGAAGGGCGAAGGCGAAGGTTTTCTGGATCCCGCCATCATCAAGGCCGGCGACGACCTCGCGGAACTCGGCAAGCTCGAGCCGTTCCAGCCCGGCTATCTCGGCGCCACCTGGCCCCAGACGCTCGGTGTCTTCGGTGACGGCAAGGCGGCGATGATCCTCGGCTTTGAAGGCACCGAAGCGAACCAGCGCAAGAATGCCGGCGACGGCAAGGGGCTTTCGTCCGATAATATCGGCCGTTTCGTCTTCCCGACGGTCGAGGGCGGCGCCGGCAAGCCGACGGATACGCTCGGCGGCCTGAACGGCTGGGCCGTCACCAAGAAGGCCTCCAAGGAGGCGATCGATTTCCTCGCTTTCCTGACGAATGCCGAGAATGAGCGGGCGATGGCCAAGGCCGGCATGTTGCTTCCCGTTGCCGTCGGCGCCGATGACGGCGTCGTCAATCCGCTGCTTGCCGAATCGGGCAGGCAGCTTGCCGGTTCGACCTGGCATCAGAACTTCTTCGACCAGGATCTCGGCGCGGCCGTCGGCCGTGTCGTCAACGACGTCTCGGTGGAAATCGTCTCCGGCCAGATGAATTCCAAGGACGGCGCCAAGATGATCCAGGACGCTTTCGAACTGGAACAATAACCAGCGCGCCGCCCGCAGAGCCTTCCCGGCGCTCCCAATCAAGCCGAGCGCCGGCATCGCTGCCGACGAACGAAAGCAGGACCCATGGCCAATATCTCAGTTCCCTCGATGACAGCAGCTGCAAGGCCGGCAAGGCGAGCGGCAAACAGGAAAAGTTCGGTCGCCCATGATCGGTTGACGGTGCTCTTGCTCTTTCTGCCGCCGGCGCTGCTGCTGTTCACGCTCTTCGTCATCATGCCGATGGGCGAGGCGGCCTGGTACAGCCTGTACAAGTGGAATGGTTACGGCACGCCAACCGAGTTCATCGGCCTGCGCAATTTCCAGGTGCTGTTCCGCAATGCGGCCTTCACCCAGGCGCTCGTCAATAACGGCCTGATCATCGTCATCTCGATCTGCATCCAGGTGCCGCTCGCCATCTGGCTTGCCACCATGCTCGCCCACCGCATTCCAGGCGTGGTCGGCTACCGTCTGATCTTCTTCCTGCCCTACGTGCTGGCAGACGTCGCCGCAGGCCTGATCTGGCGTTTCGTCTACGACGGCGATTACGGTCTGTTTGCCGCCATTTCCAACTTCTTCGGCTTCGCCAATCCTTATGTGCTCGCCGACAAGGATGTGGCGATCTATGCCGTGCTCGGCGTCATCGTCTGGAAATATTTCGGCTTTCACATGATGCTGTTTATCGCCGGCCTGCAATCGGTCGACAAGAGCGTGCTGGAGGCGGCAGAGATCGACGGCGCCACCGGCTGGCAGAAATTTCGCTACGTCACGCTGCCGCTGCTCGGCTCGACCTTGCGTCTTTCGATCTTCTTTGCCGTCGTCGGCTCGCTGCAGCTCTTCGATATGATCATGCCGCTGACCGGTGGCGGGCCGTCCAACTCCACCCAGACGATGGTTACCTTCCTCTTTACCTACGGTGTCATGCGCATGCAGGTGGGCTTGGGCAGCGCCGTCGGCGTGATGCTCTTCATCATCTGCGTGACGCTCGCCTTCGGTTACAAAAGGATATTCATGCGCCATGACTGATATGAGCTCTTCCATCCGCATGCGGGCCGCGACGCGTATCTATCTCTACGTGTCGCTGAGCCTGATTGCCGCCATCGTGCTTATCCCGCTGCTGACGACGGCGCTCGGCGGCTTCAAGACGCTGGGGGACCTGCGCACCAATCCGTTCGGCCTGCCGACAGAGTGGCAATGGGCGAACTACACCGACATTCTTTTCGGTGAGCGCTATTGGCTGCAGATCGGCAATTCGCTCGTGATCGCCGCACTCACAGTCCTTTTGACGCTGATCGTATCGTCGATGGCGGCTTTCGCCTTTGCCCATGTGCGCTTCTTCGGCTCATCCTTCCTGCTGAATTACTTCCTGCTCGGCCTGATGTTTCCGGCGGCGACTGCGATCCTGCCGCTCTTCATCCGTATCCGCGATCTCGGCCTGCTGGATACCTATTGGGGCGTGGTGTTGCCGCAGGTGGCCTTCGGCCTCGGCATGAGCATCCTGCTGTTTCGAAACTATTTCCGCAACCTTCCGGAAGAATTGTTCCAGGCGGCCTTTGTCGATGGCTGCGGCTATCTCAGGTTCTTCTGGCACGTCTCGCTGCCGCTTTCGCGCCCGATCGTCGCCACGGTCAGCATCATCTCCTTCGTCGGCAGCTGGAACAGCTACATCCTGCCGCTGATCATGCTGAACTCGGAATCCAAATATCCCTGGCCGCTCGGCATCATGATCTATCGCGGCGAATACGGCACGGAGTGGCAGTTGGTGCTCGCCTTCATCACGCTCACCATCCTTCCCACAATCATCGTCTTTTTCATCGCCCAGAGACACATCATCGCCGGACTGACCGCCGGCGCCGTGAAGTCCTGAGCCGAAACATTGGAGGTGCGATCATGGCATCCGTTGAACTGAACGATATCCGCAAGACCTATGGCGCCGTCGACGTCATCCACGGCATTTCGCTTGATATCGAGGATGGGGAATTCGTCGCACTCGTCGGCCCGTCCGGTTGCGGGAAATCGACGCTGCTGCGGATGATCGCCGGCCTTGAGGAAATCACCGATGGCGAGATCGCGATCGGCGGCAAGGTCGTCAACGGCATGACGCCGCGCGAACGCAACATCGCCATGGTCTTTCAGTCCTATGCGCTCTATCCGCATATGAACGTGGCTGAAAACATGGGCTTCAACCTGAAGCTTGCCGGTATTGCGAAACCTCAGATCGAGTCCCGCGTCGCCGAGGCCGCTCGCATGCTCGATCTCGCCCAACTCCTCGACCGCAAGCCTGCCCAGCTTTCCGGCGGCCAGCGCCAGCGTATCGCCATGGGCCGCGCCATCGTGCGCAACCCGGCCGTCTTCCTGTTCGACGAACCGCTC from Rhizobium sp. Pop5 includes these protein-coding regions:
- a CDS encoding ABC transporter substrate-binding protein; its protein translation is MNFMLKNAAFGGRRIVSLAAAAGMLLAGAGAASATTVVKWLHLELDPKNVAVWEDIAKKYEAQHPDVDIQMQFLENEAFKAKLPTLLQSDDVPDFFFSWGGGVLKQQSETGALQDVTAALDADGGKLRKAYTPASVDGLTFEGKTWAIPYKVGLVSFFYNKALFAKAGVKAEDIKSWADFLAAVTKIKAAGIVPIAGGGGEKWPIHFYWSYLVMREGGQKVFEAAKKGEGEGFLDPAIIKAGDDLAELGKLEPFQPGYLGATWPQTLGVFGDGKAAMILGFEGTEANQRKNAGDGKGLSSDNIGRFVFPTVEGGAGKPTDTLGGLNGWAVTKKASKEAIDFLAFLTNAENERAMAKAGMLLPVAVGADDGVVNPLLAESGRQLAGSTWHQNFFDQDLGAAVGRVVNDVSVEIVSGQMNSKDGAKMIQDAFELEQ
- a CDS encoding carbohydrate ABC transporter permease — encoded protein: MANISVPSMTAAARPARRAANRKSSVAHDRLTVLLLFLPPALLLFTLFVIMPMGEAAWYSLYKWNGYGTPTEFIGLRNFQVLFRNAAFTQALVNNGLIIVISICIQVPLAIWLATMLAHRIPGVVGYRLIFFLPYVLADVAAGLIWRFVYDGDYGLFAAISNFFGFANPYVLADKDVAIYAVLGVIVWKYFGFHMMLFIAGLQSVDKSVLEAAEIDGATGWQKFRYVTLPLLGSTLRLSIFFAVVGSLQLFDMIMPLTGGGPSNSTQTMVTFLFTYGVMRMQVGLGSAVGVMLFIICVTLAFGYKRIFMRHD
- a CDS encoding carbohydrate ABC transporter permease, with protein sequence MTDMSSSIRMRAATRIYLYVSLSLIAAIVLIPLLTTALGGFKTLGDLRTNPFGLPTEWQWANYTDILFGERYWLQIGNSLVIAALTVLLTLIVSSMAAFAFAHVRFFGSSFLLNYFLLGLMFPAATAILPLFIRIRDLGLLDTYWGVVLPQVAFGLGMSILLFRNYFRNLPEELFQAAFVDGCGYLRFFWHVSLPLSRPIVATVSIISFVGSWNSYILPLIMLNSESKYPWPLGIMIYRGEYGTEWQLVLAFITLTILPTIIVFFIAQRHIIAGLTAGAVKS